The Metabacillus schmidteae genome has a segment encoding these proteins:
- a CDS encoding fumarate hydratase, with translation MENFYESMYQLVVETSTNLPKDVRRAIAQAKLKESAGTRSAMSLATIANNIKMADDNISPICQDTGLPTFKIKVPVGANQIEMTKDIKRAIEQATKDGKLRPNSVDSITGGNSGDNLGEGTPVIKFEQWEKDYIDARLILKGGGCENKNIQYSLPCELEGLGKAGRDLDGIRKCIMHSVYQAQGQGCSAGFIGVGIGGDRTSGYELAKNQLFRRVDDVNEHEELRQLEDYVMEHANELGIGTMGFGGETTLLGCKVGVINRIPASFFVSVAYNCWAYRRLGVYINPESGSINEWLYQDGDDIDFSQDEVAATEEQASESREVVLEAPITEEKIRDLKVGDVVRINGMMYTGRDAIHKYLSENDSPVDLNGQIIYHCGPVMLKDEEGNYHVKAAGPTTSIREEPYQGDIMKRFGIRAVIGKGGMGPKTLKALEEHGGVYLNAIGGAAQYYADCIKSVEGVDLMQFGIPEAMWHLKVEGFTAVVTMDSHGNSLHADIDKSSLEKLANFKEPVFK, from the coding sequence ATGGAAAACTTTTATGAAAGTATGTACCAATTAGTTGTAGAAACTTCGACCAATTTACCAAAAGACGTAAGAAGAGCAATTGCTCAAGCAAAGCTAAAGGAAAGTGCCGGGACACGTTCTGCGATGTCATTGGCAACTATTGCAAATAATATAAAAATGGCAGATGACAATATTTCTCCGATTTGCCAGGACACAGGTTTACCAACTTTTAAAATAAAGGTGCCTGTTGGTGCAAACCAAATTGAAATGACAAAAGACATTAAACGAGCGATTGAACAGGCGACAAAGGATGGAAAACTTCGTCCTAACTCGGTTGATTCGATCACAGGCGGTAATAGCGGTGATAACCTTGGGGAAGGTACACCTGTTATTAAATTTGAACAATGGGAAAAAGATTATATTGATGCCCGCCTCATTTTAAAAGGTGGCGGCTGTGAAAATAAAAATATCCAATACAGCCTTCCGTGTGAACTTGAAGGCTTAGGAAAAGCAGGTCGTGACTTAGATGGTATTCGTAAATGTATTATGCACTCCGTCTACCAAGCACAAGGACAAGGCTGTAGTGCAGGATTCATTGGAGTCGGTATTGGCGGCGATCGCACAAGCGGATACGAGCTTGCTAAGAATCAACTTTTCAGACGTGTAGATGATGTGAATGAGCACGAAGAGCTGCGCCAACTGGAAGACTACGTAATGGAACATGCAAACGAACTAGGAATTGGAACAATGGGATTTGGCGGAGAAACAACACTACTTGGATGTAAAGTGGGTGTCATAAACCGTATTCCAGCAAGCTTCTTCGTATCTGTTGCTTATAATTGCTGGGCATATCGCCGTTTAGGTGTATACATCAATCCTGAAAGTGGTTCAATTAATGAGTGGCTATACCAAGATGGTGATGACATCGATTTTTCACAAGATGAAGTAGCTGCAACTGAAGAACAAGCTTCAGAATCAAGAGAAGTCGTTCTTGAAGCACCGATTACAGAAGAAAAAATTAGAGACCTAAAGGTTGGAGATGTGGTTCGTATAAACGGAATGATGTACACAGGTCGTGATGCGATCCATAAGTATCTCTCAGAAAATGACTCTCCAGTTGATTTAAATGGACAAATTATTTATCACTGTGGACCTGTTATGCTAAAAGACGAAGAGGGCAACTATCATGTCAAAGCAGCAGGCCCGACAACAAGTATTCGTGAAGAGCCATATCAAGGCGATATCATGAAACGTTTTGGCATTCGCGCTGTCATCGGAAAAGGTGGTATGGGTCCAAAAACGTTAAAAGCATTAGAAGAGCATGGCGGAGTTTATTTGAACGCAATTGGTGGAGCTGCACAATATTATGCAGATTGCATTAAATCTGTTGAAGGTGTTGATCTGATGCAATTTGGTATCCCGGAAGCAATGTGGCACTTAAAAGTTGAAGGCTTTACAGCTGTTGTCACAATGGATTCACACGGAAACAGTCTGCATGCTGATATCGATAAAAGTTCACTGGAAAAACTGGCGAATTTCAAAGAACCAGTCTTTAAATAA
- the pdaA gene encoding delta-lactam-biosynthetic de-N-acetylase, whose amino-acid sequence MKKWSMLLTLFCLLFLSINTVQAVSNKPIHWGFKKSQNHEPASAGKELDELLAKYGSFYMGDTSKKEIYLTFDNGYENGYTEKVLDVLKERKVPATFFITGHYLDTEADLVKRMVDEGHIVGNHSWYHPDLTTQSDAELKKELESVRIKVEELTDQKGMSYLRPPRGIFSERVLKDAKELGYTSVFWSLAFVDWKVNDQKGWRYSYDNIMKQIHPGSILLLHTVSKDNAEALDNAIVELRKQGYTFKSLDDLMLSRMIDHPYLISL is encoded by the coding sequence ATGAAAAAATGGTCTATGCTTTTGACTCTTTTTTGTCTTCTTTTTTTATCAATAAATACAGTACAAGCCGTATCAAATAAGCCCATTCACTGGGGATTTAAAAAGAGTCAAAATCACGAGCCGGCTTCAGCGGGGAAGGAATTAGACGAGCTTCTTGCTAAATATGGATCCTTTTATATGGGTGATACGTCAAAAAAGGAAATCTATTTAACATTTGATAATGGATATGAAAATGGGTATACAGAAAAAGTGTTGGATGTGTTAAAAGAACGGAAGGTACCGGCAACCTTTTTTATAACGGGACATTACCTGGATACGGAAGCTGACTTAGTCAAGCGAATGGTCGATGAAGGGCATATCGTTGGAAATCACTCATGGTATCATCCGGATTTAACAACTCAAAGTGATGCTGAGTTAAAAAAAGAATTGGAATCTGTCCGAATTAAAGTAGAAGAACTAACAGATCAAAAAGGGATGAGCTATCTTCGGCCGCCACGCGGTATTTTTAGTGAAAGAGTACTTAAGGATGCAAAAGAGCTTGGTTACACATCCGTTTTTTGGTCATTAGCTTTTGTTGATTGGAAAGTAAATGATCAAAAAGGCTGGCGATATTCTTATGACAATATCATGAAGCAAATTCATCCGGGATCCATTTTACTACTCCATACCGTATCAAAGGATAATGCTGAGGCATTAGATAATGCCATTGTGGAATTAAGAAAACAAGGCTACACTTTTAAAAGCCTTGATGATTTAATGCTCAGTAGAATGATTGATCATCCTTATCTTATTTCCCTTTGA
- a CDS encoding DNA-3-methyladenine glycosylase family protein, translating into MWMETVRCKGPYNFDAVLDRLSMDPIISLNKIEKSIKVPVVINDKPNVIKVKTIGTTQEPAFEVSGKDENLKEAALKRIERIFQWDFSLQDVVMHFQQTNIAKIFEQHKGTPIVLEFDLYNCLVKCIIHQQLNLAFAHTLTTRFVKRFGYEVEGVWFYPKPEVVAGLQYEELRELQFSGRKAEYLIDISRLIAEGKLNLAELGFKSDEEILKNLINIRGIGPWTVQNLLLSGLGRQNLFPKADIGIQRAIQHHFNLEKKPSQLEMDQYSEQWSPYLSYATLYLWRSIE; encoded by the coding sequence ATGTGGATGGAAACGGTCAGATGTAAAGGTCCATACAATTTTGACGCAGTATTGGACAGGTTATCAATGGATCCAATCATATCACTAAATAAAATAGAAAAGTCGATAAAAGTTCCAGTAGTTATCAATGACAAGCCAAATGTTATTAAGGTCAAAACAATTGGGACGACACAAGAACCTGCTTTTGAAGTAAGTGGAAAAGATGAGAACTTAAAAGAAGCAGCACTAAAAAGAATAGAAAGAATCTTTCAATGGGATTTTTCACTTCAAGATGTAGTCATGCATTTTCAACAGACAAATATTGCTAAGATCTTTGAACAACACAAAGGAACGCCAATTGTGTTAGAATTTGATCTTTATAATTGTTTAGTGAAGTGTATTATTCATCAGCAGCTGAACCTGGCTTTTGCTCATACATTAACAACAAGATTTGTAAAAAGATTTGGCTATGAGGTAGAGGGTGTTTGGTTTTATCCAAAACCTGAAGTCGTTGCGGGACTCCAATACGAAGAGCTAAGAGAACTTCAATTTAGCGGGCGAAAGGCAGAATATCTTATTGATATATCCAGGCTTATTGCTGAAGGTAAACTGAACTTAGCTGAATTAGGATTTAAATCAGACGAAGAAATTTTAAAAAACCTGATTAATATTCGAGGCATCGGTCCTTGGACAGTACAAAACCTGTTACTCTCAGGCCTTGGACGACAAAACCTCTTTCCCAAAGCAGATATAGGGATACAACGAGCAATTCAACATCATTTTAATCTTGAAAAAAAACCATCACAATTAGAGATGGATCAATATAGTGAACAATGGTCACCTTATTTAAGCTATGCAACATTGTACTTATGGAGAAGCATTGAGTAG
- the rlmD gene encoding 23S rRNA (uracil(1939)-C(5))-methyltransferase RlmD, producing MKEKKQQESNIKISKGQTFPLTIKRLGINGEGVGYFKRQVVFVPGALPGEEVLVEATKISPKFAEGKVKTLRKSSPFRVKPPCPIYEECGGCQLQHLAYDQQLKEKRDIVIQSLERHTKLKVNQLDIRPTIGMEEPWNYRNKSQFQVGQQKGKVIAGLYGLDSHRLVPIQNCMVQHPLTNKVSEGVKQILEDFQVPIYDERKRKGIVRTIVTRAGFQTGEVQVVLITTQKEVPRKKLIMAEIQKRFPEVKSLVQNINGNKTSLIFGEKTLHLSGEEVIQETLGDLSFELSARAFFQLNPVQTVKLYDEVKKAASLTGREKIADAYCGVGTIGLWLANDASEVRGMDTIEAAIIDAQENAQKHGFTNTTYVTGTAEHWLPKWVEEGWKPDVVVVDPPRTGCDRKLLDAIKKVKPKKFVYVSCNPSTLAKDIDYLSKDYKVEYLQPVDMFPHTAHVECVAKLILK from the coding sequence ATGAAAGAAAAGAAGCAGCAGGAAAGTAATATTAAAATTTCGAAAGGACAAACCTTTCCGCTTACGATCAAACGACTGGGGATTAACGGAGAAGGTGTAGGCTATTTTAAAAGACAAGTCGTATTTGTCCCTGGTGCATTACCTGGAGAGGAAGTCTTGGTTGAAGCAACGAAAATCTCACCAAAGTTTGCAGAAGGAAAGGTAAAAACACTTCGAAAGTCTTCACCTTTCCGTGTAAAACCGCCTTGTCCGATTTATGAGGAATGCGGAGGCTGTCAGCTTCAGCATTTGGCTTATGATCAACAGCTAAAGGAAAAACGGGATATTGTCATTCAATCATTGGAACGTCATACGAAATTAAAGGTAAACCAACTTGATATACGTCCAACGATTGGCATGGAAGAGCCGTGGAATTACCGTAACAAAAGTCAATTCCAAGTAGGGCAGCAAAAAGGAAAAGTCATTGCAGGTCTATATGGACTTGATTCACACCGTTTAGTTCCAATCCAAAACTGTATGGTTCAGCACCCTTTAACAAATAAGGTTTCTGAGGGAGTTAAACAGATCTTAGAGGATTTTCAAGTTCCTATTTATGATGAACGAAAAAGAAAAGGGATTGTACGAACAATCGTGACACGTGCCGGTTTCCAAACTGGTGAAGTACAGGTTGTGTTAATTACAACACAAAAAGAGGTCCCACGTAAAAAGTTAATAATGGCAGAAATACAAAAGCGATTTCCTGAAGTTAAATCACTCGTGCAAAACATAAACGGAAACAAAACATCTCTCATTTTTGGAGAAAAAACACTTCATCTAAGCGGGGAAGAAGTGATTCAGGAAACACTAGGTGATTTAAGTTTTGAGCTATCTGCAAGAGCATTTTTTCAATTAAATCCAGTTCAAACGGTCAAGCTTTATGATGAAGTCAAAAAAGCAGCCAGCTTAACAGGTCGCGAGAAAATAGCGGATGCCTATTGTGGAGTCGGGACAATTGGGCTATGGCTTGCAAATGATGCTAGTGAAGTGCGCGGTATGGATACAATAGAAGCAGCCATTATTGACGCGCAAGAGAATGCGCAAAAACATGGTTTTACAAACACTACTTATGTTACAGGAACTGCTGAGCATTGGTTGCCTAAATGGGTGGAAGAAGGGTGGAAGCCTGATGTTGTGGTTGTTGACCCACCAAGAACAGGCTGTGACCGTAAGTTGTTAGATGCGATTAAAAAGGTGAAACCGAAGAAGTTTGTGTATGTGTCTTGTAACCCTAGTACACTTGCGAAGGATATTGATTATTTGAGTAAGGATTATAAGGTGGAGTATCTTCAGCCTGTTGATATGTTTCCGCATACGGCGCATGTGGAGTGTGTTGCCAAATTAATATTAAAATAG